A stretch of Paludisphaera borealis DNA encodes these proteins:
- a CDS encoding Uma2 family endonuclease: MPTTLAETRPATDSTIEPCVVLHDVDWSGYESILKIRGEHPVPRMVYLDGSLLLMSPSYPHERLAERLGWFIKVIVEELDVPCIASGSTTFRRGSEKGGVEGDQTYYLASVVRVRGKTEIDLEIDPPPDLAVEVVWTHKADAAVEVYRRLQVPEVWVCDGRALTILTLQASGQYAPAESSLAVPVSAAEIQEWAAERPEDDDTAWAKAVRRWVREAVVPRRRPEIKIEPNRD, translated from the coding sequence ATGCCGACCACTCTTGCCGAGACCCGCCCGGCGACCGACTCGACGATCGAGCCGTGCGTCGTCCTCCACGACGTCGATTGGTCGGGGTACGAGTCGATCCTGAAGATTCGGGGCGAACATCCCGTGCCCCGAATGGTCTATCTGGACGGGAGCCTCCTGCTCATGTCTCCCTCGTACCCCCATGAACGCCTCGCGGAACGCCTCGGTTGGTTCATCAAGGTGATCGTCGAGGAGCTGGACGTTCCCTGCATCGCGTCGGGAAGCACGACGTTTCGGCGCGGTTCGGAAAAGGGGGGCGTTGAGGGGGACCAAACCTATTATCTAGCCTCGGTGGTCAGGGTTCGAGGAAAGACCGAGATCGATCTCGAAATCGACCCGCCCCCCGACTTGGCCGTCGAGGTCGTCTGGACCCACAAGGCCGACGCGGCCGTCGAAGTCTACCGAAGGCTTCAGGTCCCAGAAGTCTGGGTCTGCGACGGCCGCGCGCTGACGATCCTTACGCTCCAGGCCTCGGGGCAGTACGCCCCGGCCGAATCGAGCCTCGCGGTCCCGGTCTCGGCGGCCGAGATCCAGGAATGGGCGGCGGAGCGACCCGAGGACGACGACACCGCCTGGGCGAAGGCCGTCCGCCGCTGGGTCCGCGAGGCCGTCGTCCCGCGCCGCCGGCCTGAGATCAAGATCGAACCGAACCGTGATTGA
- a CDS encoding SpoVR family protein, producing MSTVNTHNLPADLRAIQMDTEDHARTYGLDFYETIFEVLDYDEISEIAAFGGFPTRYPHWRFGMEYQQLSKGYRYGLQKIYEMVINNDPCYAYLLRCNQLVDQKLVMAHVYGHNDFFKNNIWFSQTNRKMMDETANHGSRIRSIMERFGEDAVESFIDSCLSLENLIDVYSPHIKRRAAVNRYDFAAEDEDDALPSKFQSKGYMDGFINPPEILKAELRKKESDRQNAKPMSFPEQPERDVLLFLIEHAPLQPWQRDVLDIIRQEAYYFAPQGQTKIMNEGWASFWHSTIMTQKILHPSEVVDYADHHSGTMATQPGRLNPYKVGIELLRDIEERWNKGQFGPEWDECDNYEVKRRWDKQVGLGREKIFEVRRIHNDVTFIDTFLTQDFCKRHQLFSFKHNDQNDVYEIESREFKKIKERLLFNLTNFGQPIIRVKDGNYRNRGELYLNQEHFGVDLRLDYAQDTIRHLHRLWTRPVHLETTVDGRPTLLSFDGTDHSIRPLGGASHDAEPKDRRRA from the coding sequence ATGTCGACCGTCAACACCCACAACCTGCCCGCCGACCTCCGCGCGATCCAGATGGACACCGAGGATCATGCGCGGACTTACGGGCTCGACTTCTACGAGACGATCTTCGAAGTTCTCGACTACGACGAGATCTCGGAGATCGCCGCGTTCGGCGGATTCCCGACTCGCTACCCGCACTGGCGGTTCGGCATGGAGTACCAGCAGCTCTCCAAGGGCTACCGCTACGGGCTCCAGAAGATCTACGAGATGGTCATCAACAACGACCCGTGCTACGCCTACCTGCTGCGCTGCAACCAACTCGTCGACCAGAAGCTCGTCATGGCCCACGTCTACGGCCACAACGACTTCTTCAAGAACAATATCTGGTTCAGCCAGACGAACCGCAAGATGATGGACGAGACGGCCAACCACGGCAGCCGCATCCGCTCCATCATGGAACGGTTCGGCGAGGACGCGGTCGAGAGCTTCATCGATTCCTGCCTGTCGCTCGAGAACCTGATCGACGTCTACTCGCCCCACATCAAGCGCCGGGCCGCGGTGAATCGGTACGATTTCGCCGCCGAGGATGAAGACGACGCGCTGCCGTCGAAGTTCCAGAGCAAGGGCTACATGGACGGCTTCATCAACCCCCCCGAAATCCTCAAGGCGGAGCTTCGCAAGAAGGAGAGCGACCGCCAGAACGCCAAGCCGATGTCGTTCCCCGAGCAGCCCGAGCGGGACGTGCTCCTGTTCCTGATCGAGCATGCCCCGCTCCAGCCCTGGCAGCGCGACGTCCTGGACATCATCCGCCAGGAGGCGTACTACTTCGCGCCCCAGGGGCAGACCAAGATCATGAACGAAGGGTGGGCCTCGTTCTGGCACTCGACGATCATGACCCAGAAGATCCTCCACCCTTCGGAGGTGGTCGACTACGCCGATCATCACTCGGGGACGATGGCCACGCAGCCGGGACGTCTCAACCCGTACAAGGTGGGCATCGAGCTGCTGCGCGACATTGAGGAACGATGGAACAAGGGGCAGTTCGGCCCGGAATGGGACGAGTGCGACAACTACGAAGTCAAACGCCGATGGGACAAGCAGGTCGGCCTGGGTCGGGAGAAGATCTTCGAGGTGCGGCGGATCCACAACGACGTGACGTTCATCGACACCTTCTTGACTCAAGACTTCTGCAAGCGACACCAGTTGTTCAGCTTCAAACATAACGACCAGAACGACGTCTACGAGATCGAGAGCCGCGAGTTCAAGAAGATCAAGGAACGGCTCCTCTTCAACCTGACCAATTTCGGCCAGCCGATCATCCGGGTGAAAGACGGCAATTACCGCAATCGCGGCGAGCTGTACCTGAACCAGGAACACTTCGGCGTCGATCTCCGCCTGGACTACGCCCAGGACACGATTCGTCATCTTCACCGCCTCTGGACACGTCCCGTTCATCTCGAGACGACCGTCGACGGGCGGCCCACTCTGTTGTCTTTTGACGGAACCGATCACTCGATCCGCCCGTTGGGGGGTGCTTCCCATGACGCTGAGCCGAAAGATCGCCGCCGCGCTTGA
- a CDS encoding DUF444 family protein: MVRKIDRDSSRFKQIVRGKIKSDLRKYITHGELIGKSGGEFVSIPLPQIEIPEFRYGDKNRGGVGQGPGDVGTPIGRSGDGEPGQGAGEAPGHHILEVELTLDDLAQILGEELALPRIEPKGRANIIEEKDKYTGIRQAGPESLRHFKRTYKKALKRQIASSQYDPRDPLVIPIREDKLYRSWNPITSPQFNAVVLYLMDVSGSMTDDQKEIVRTEAFWIDTWLKSQYDGVTTRYIIHDAVAREVDEHTFYHTRESGGTRISSAYNLANKLIDEFHSPIDWNIYVLHFSDGDNWGEDNRQCISLLRDQLLPKCNLFCYGQVESPYGSGEFYRELEEAFDDVPNMALSEIRNKEGIYDSIKEFLGRGR, translated from the coding sequence GTGGTCCGAAAAATCGATCGAGATTCCAGTCGGTTCAAGCAAATCGTCCGCGGGAAGATCAAGTCCGACCTGCGCAAGTACATCACGCACGGCGAACTGATCGGCAAGTCGGGCGGCGAGTTCGTGTCGATCCCACTCCCCCAGATCGAGATCCCCGAGTTCCGCTACGGCGACAAGAACCGCGGGGGCGTGGGGCAGGGGCCGGGCGACGTCGGCACGCCGATCGGCCGCTCCGGCGACGGCGAACCAGGGCAGGGCGCCGGCGAGGCCCCCGGCCACCACATCCTCGAAGTCGAGTTGACCCTCGACGACCTGGCGCAGATCCTCGGCGAGGAGCTCGCGCTGCCCCGGATCGAGCCCAAGGGGCGCGCCAACATCATCGAGGAAAAAGACAAATACACCGGCATCCGCCAGGCCGGCCCCGAGAGCCTCCGCCACTTCAAGCGGACCTACAAGAAGGCCCTCAAGCGGCAGATCGCCTCCAGCCAGTACGACCCCCGCGACCCCCTGGTCATCCCGATCCGCGAGGACAAGCTCTACCGGTCGTGGAACCCGATCACCTCGCCCCAGTTCAACGCCGTGGTCCTCTACCTGATGGACGTGTCGGGCTCGATGACCGACGACCAGAAGGAGATCGTCCGGACCGAGGCGTTCTGGATCGACACCTGGCTCAAGAGCCAGTACGACGGCGTGACCACCCGCTACATCATCCACGACGCCGTCGCCCGCGAGGTCGACGAGCACACCTTCTACCACACCCGCGAGAGCGGCGGCACGCGGATCAGCTCGGCCTACAACCTCGCCAACAAGCTGATCGACGAGTTCCATTCGCCGATCGACTGGAACATCTACGTCCTCCATTTCTCGGACGGCGACAACTGGGGCGAAGACAACCGCCAGTGCATCAGCCTGCTCCGCGACCAGCTCCTCCCCAAATGCAACCTGTTCTGCTACGGACAGGTCGAAAGCCCCTACGGATCGGGCGAGTTCTACCGCGAACTCGAAGAAGCGTTCGACGATGTTCCGAACATGGCCCTCTCCGAGATACGTAATAAGGAAGGGATCTACGACTCGATCAAGGAGTTCCTGGGACGAGGACGCTAA
- a CDS encoding HNH endonuclease, which produces MGDHAYPTPCTGLKFITRSRSGFRHLLTRELRKAKASRFSFSDLVAGCGIERAEADIVAEEFYGGYCQKVFSDGVVSEDERRTMDRLTTALEIPSEVASSVEGKARNAQYHRAVSSALGDGRISQDELEELESLRRSLGISRKESLALTEDMSRDAYVAEMRRLVRNGRFTPELRDDLARLKLALAISDADTPLFLAGHATDLYRECITMAIQDGVVTPEEHQMLKWLQAETGLSEPDVAPFWKEIRDAERREGYRNGDLPNVRTSKLLEGGETCHWDGPCVYRYETPKSEFRVDGELLITGKRVVFLSPTKSVSFPPSKILDLNLYSDCLEVKASSRQGTGHYFVTDPRELDAVLTGVVRKHKYLLSEDYSSSRTRHIPDEVKREVWDRDGGRCVRCSATDYLEFDHIIPHARGGANTVGNVQLLCRRCNNLKRDRI; this is translated from the coding sequence GTGGGTGATCATGCCTATCCTACGCCCTGCACTGGACTAAAGTTCATAACACGCTCTAGGTCCGGCTTCCGGCATTTGCTAACACGCGAACTTCGTAAAGCCAAAGCATCGCGGTTCAGCTTCTCGGACCTCGTGGCCGGTTGTGGCATCGAGCGGGCCGAGGCCGACATCGTCGCGGAGGAGTTCTACGGGGGATACTGTCAGAAGGTGTTCAGCGACGGCGTGGTCTCCGAGGATGAACGTCGGACGATGGACCGGTTGACCACCGCCTTAGAGATTCCGTCAGAGGTCGCGTCCTCGGTCGAGGGCAAGGCGCGCAACGCCCAGTATCACCGTGCGGTCTCATCGGCGCTGGGAGACGGCCGCATCTCCCAGGACGAACTCGAAGAACTCGAGAGTCTTCGTCGATCTCTCGGCATAAGTCGTAAGGAGAGCCTCGCGCTGACGGAGGACATGTCTCGAGACGCGTACGTCGCCGAGATGCGGCGTCTGGTCCGCAACGGTCGATTCACACCCGAGCTACGGGACGATCTCGCCAGGCTCAAGCTTGCACTGGCTATATCCGACGCCGACACCCCGCTGTTCCTCGCCGGACATGCAACGGACCTCTATCGCGAATGCATCACGATGGCTATCCAGGATGGCGTGGTCACTCCAGAAGAACACCAGATGCTGAAGTGGCTCCAGGCCGAAACCGGCTTATCCGAGCCGGACGTGGCCCCCTTCTGGAAAGAGATCCGCGACGCCGAGCGGCGTGAGGGCTATCGCAACGGCGACCTCCCTAATGTGCGGACGTCAAAACTCCTGGAAGGCGGGGAGACGTGCCACTGGGACGGCCCGTGTGTGTATCGATACGAGACGCCCAAGAGCGAATTTCGGGTCGACGGCGAGTTGCTCATCACGGGCAAGCGGGTCGTCTTTCTCTCTCCAACCAAATCCGTCTCGTTCCCTCCTTCGAAGATCCTCGACCTCAACCTTTATTCCGATTGCCTCGAAGTCAAAGCAAGTTCCCGGCAGGGGACCGGCCACTACTTCGTAACTGACCCGCGTGAGCTCGACGCCGTACTGACCGGCGTCGTTCGTAAGCACAAATACCTACTCTCTGAAGATTATTCCTCCTCCCGAACTCGACACATCCCTGACGAAGTCAAACGCGAAGTCTGGGATCGTGACGGCGGCCGATGTGTCCGTTGCAGCGCAACCGACTATCTCGAATTCGACCACATCATCCCTCACGCCCGCGGCGGCGCTAACACCGTCGGCAACGTTCAACTTCTCTGCCGAAGGTGCAACAATTTGAAGAGAGATCGGATCTGA
- a CDS encoding serine/threonine-protein kinase has product MPIRETSDAGLLPEIPGYQVLRALGRGGMGRVYLARQHALGRDVCVKVLAIPDGVDAESCRERFRREAELLAMVSHPHILTVLDFGTTADSGVPYLVTEYIEGGDLRRLMRGGPPLAVAKVRAVVSQIGEALVCLQLKGILHRDLKPENILMPTESLVKVADFGLAVVQSQKGLLTATNCGLGTVGYASPEQQNALEVDERSDQYSLAALAYELLTRKRVLGLFIPPSEINPKLARQVDSVLAKALAQDPGNRYSKLSDFLRDLDAALASSAGRSRWLLPLAIGLPTVAVGVALASWSWRHGESRTAPERNRPASKPWVGAPRSDATSAPGVVEKQTAAPPPAPEPSPEFRRLTELRAFAIWKSQGSPEGEAGEAVREPNWFQAEAEITAEVNLRAFRIWESQGRPTGAAGEAASEPNRRRAETELLKEAEGAVSPKVSPE; this is encoded by the coding sequence GTGCCGATTCGCGAAACCTCCGACGCCGGTCTGCTCCCCGAGATTCCGGGCTATCAGGTGCTCCGCGCACTGGGCCGAGGGGGGATGGGGAGGGTTTACCTGGCTCGTCAGCACGCCCTCGGCCGGGACGTCTGCGTCAAGGTGCTGGCGATTCCCGACGGCGTGGACGCCGAGTCGTGTCGCGAGCGGTTCCGCCGCGAAGCCGAGCTGCTGGCGATGGTCTCCCATCCGCACATCCTGACGGTTCTCGATTTCGGGACGACGGCGGACTCCGGCGTTCCGTATCTGGTCACGGAATACATTGAAGGAGGGGACCTCCGCAGGCTGATGCGGGGCGGTCCGCCGCTGGCGGTGGCCAAGGTCCGCGCGGTCGTCTCGCAGATCGGCGAGGCCCTGGTCTGCCTCCAGCTCAAGGGTATCTTGCATCGTGATCTGAAGCCCGAAAACATCCTCATGCCGACCGAGTCGCTGGTCAAGGTCGCGGATTTCGGACTCGCGGTCGTCCAGAGCCAGAAGGGCCTGTTGACCGCGACCAATTGCGGGCTCGGCACCGTCGGCTACGCGTCTCCGGAACAACAGAACGCACTCGAAGTCGACGAGCGCTCCGACCAGTACTCGCTCGCGGCCCTGGCCTACGAGCTGCTCACGAGGAAGCGCGTGCTGGGGCTGTTCATCCCCCCCTCGGAGATCAATCCGAAGCTCGCCAGGCAGGTCGATTCGGTCTTGGCCAAGGCGCTGGCGCAGGACCCTGGGAATCGCTATTCCAAGCTCTCGGATTTCTTGCGCGACCTCGACGCGGCTCTGGCGTCGTCGGCCGGCCGCTCCCGGTGGTTGCTTCCACTGGCGATCGGACTGCCGACCGTCGCGGTCGGAGTGGCCCTGGCCTCCTGGAGCTGGCGACACGGCGAAAGTCGAACCGCTCCGGAGCGCAACCGGCCGGCGAGCAAGCCTTGGGTCGGCGCGCCGCGGAGCGACGCGACTTCCGCGCCCGGAGTCGTGGAAAAGCAGACCGCCGCGCCGCCGCCCGCGCCCGAACCGTCGCCGGAATTTCGACGCTTGACCGAGCTTCGGGCGTTCGCGATCTGGAAATCGCAAGGCAGCCCCGAGGGCGAGGCGGGCGAGGCCGTCCGCGAGCCCAACTGGTTCCAGGCGGAGGCCGAGATCACGGCCGAAGTCAACTTGCGGGCGTTTCGCATCTGGGAATCCCAGGGCCGACCCACCGGGGCCGCGGGGGAAGCCGCCAGCGAACCCAACAGGCGACGGGCGGAAACCGAGCTGCTCAAGGAAGCCGAGGGCGCCGTTTCGCCAAAGGTTTCGCCTGAGTAG
- a CDS encoding alpha-L-fucosidase, giving the protein MRIGRPAAWLCLLLAGFVPARADDAAPQTADARTWFENAKFGLFIHWGVYSLLGKGEWVMETDKIPIAEYRKLPPQFNPVKFDAEDWARLAKAAGVRYVTITSKHHDGFCMFDSKLTDYDVVDASPYGKDPLKALAEALRKQHIKLFFYYSLLDWHHPDFYPLGKSGHQAGREKKGEWEKYVAYYQGQVRELCTNYGEIGGIWFDGWWDRPEAAWDLEGTYKLIHELQPGALVGNNHHVAPFPGEDFQMFEQDLPGENSAGFNKAGVTTALPLETCLTMNQSWGYNATDDHYKSPEQIIQALVGAAGRGANLLLNVGPKPDGAIGPEFTERLLTVGRWLESNGEAVYGTRRGPIPPQWWGVTTLRTGRDGKAPAIYLHLLKPDAHSIMLPEELVEYDAIPLGKATPLERDPEHGRTKLEIPVDGRAPYDAIIVLSPPALGR; this is encoded by the coding sequence ATGCGAATCGGCCGACCGGCCGCGTGGCTCTGCCTGCTGCTGGCCGGCTTCGTCCCGGCCCGCGCAGACGACGCCGCGCCCCAGACGGCCGACGCCCGGACATGGTTCGAGAACGCCAAGTTCGGACTCTTCATCCACTGGGGAGTGTACTCGCTGCTGGGTAAGGGCGAGTGGGTGATGGAGACCGACAAGATTCCGATCGCCGAGTACCGGAAGCTGCCGCCGCAGTTCAATCCGGTCAAGTTCGACGCCGAGGACTGGGCGCGGCTCGCCAAGGCGGCCGGCGTCCGCTACGTCACAATCACGAGCAAGCACCACGACGGCTTCTGCATGTTCGACAGCAAGCTCACCGATTACGACGTCGTCGACGCCTCGCCCTATGGCAAGGACCCGTTGAAAGCCCTGGCCGAAGCCCTCCGCAAACAACACATCAAGCTCTTCTTCTACTATTCGCTGCTCGACTGGCATCATCCCGACTTCTACCCGCTTGGCAAGTCGGGTCATCAGGCGGGACGTGAGAAGAAAGGCGAATGGGAGAAGTACGTCGCCTACTACCAGGGTCAGGTTCGCGAGCTTTGCACCAACTACGGCGAGATCGGCGGAATCTGGTTCGACGGCTGGTGGGATCGCCCCGAGGCGGCCTGGGATCTGGAAGGAACGTACAAGCTGATCCACGAGCTTCAGCCTGGCGCCCTGGTCGGCAACAACCACCACGTCGCGCCGTTTCCCGGCGAGGACTTCCAGATGTTCGAGCAAGACCTGCCGGGCGAGAATTCGGCCGGGTTCAACAAGGCGGGCGTGACCACCGCACTGCCGCTCGAAACCTGCCTGACGATGAACCAGTCGTGGGGCTACAACGCAACTGACGATCACTACAAGTCGCCCGAGCAGATCATTCAGGCGCTCGTCGGCGCGGCGGGACGAGGCGCGAACCTGCTGCTCAACGTCGGTCCAAAGCCCGACGGCGCGATCGGCCCGGAATTCACCGAACGGCTGCTGACCGTGGGCCGATGGCTGGAGAGCAACGGCGAGGCCGTCTATGGCACGCGCCGAGGTCCGATTCCGCCCCAGTGGTGGGGGGTGACGACCCTTCGCACCGGCCGCGACGGCAAAGCGCCGGCGATCTACCTCCACCTCCTCAAGCCCGACGCTCACTCGATCATGCTGCCCGAGGAATTGGTCGAGTACGACGCGATTCCGCTGGGCAAAGCGACTCCTTTGGAGCGGGACCCCGAACACGGCCGGACGAAGCTGGAAATACCCGTCGATGGCCGGGCGCCTTACGACGCGATCATCGTCTTGTCGCCCCCCGCGCTGGGCCGTTGA
- a CDS encoding PrkA family serine protein kinase — protein MSAGSDLISLIARRQNLDDYKQKHWTGSFAEYLDLVKRDPKVTRTAYQRLYDMILSKGTEEIVVNKEKLLQYKFFEDPDANGEDAIFGLERTLISLVNILKSAAHGYGTERRVLLLHGPVGSSKSTLARLIKKGIERYSKIEEGRLFTYGWKDDGDGAEEYLECPMHEEPLHLIPPEHRAEIVSLLTDEEIPRVYDLKIEGDLCPFCRQMFNERMERYNGDWSRVVQDVRVRRLILSEQDRIGIGTFQPKDEKNQDATELTGDINYRKIAEYGTESDPRAFNFDGEFNIANRGVIEFIEVLKLDVAFLYDLLGASQEHKIKPKKFAQTDIDEVIIGHTNEPEYKRLQSNEFMEALRDRTVKIDVPYVTRLQDEIQIYQKDYNERKVRGKRLAPHTLEVAAMWAVLTRLEEPKNAGLTLMQKLKLYNGKTLPGFTEDNIKELREESEREGMLGISPRYVQDKISNALVAHPTERSINPFMVLNELETGLKHHSLINSDETRKHYRHLLSLVKEEYEDIVKNEVQRAIAADEDALTRLCGNYIDNVKAYTQREKVKNKYTGQTEEPDERLMRSIEEKIDIPESRKDDFRREIMNYIGALALDGKKFDYRTNERLQKALELKLFQDQKDTIKLTTLVSSVVDKDTQEKIDIVKARLIRNYGYDEDSATDVLNYVASIFARGDVKRGGH, from the coding sequence ATGTCCGCAGGATCGGATCTGATCTCGCTCATCGCTCGTCGCCAGAATCTCGACGACTACAAGCAGAAGCACTGGACGGGCAGCTTCGCCGAGTACCTGGACCTCGTCAAACGCGACCCCAAGGTCACGCGCACCGCGTATCAGCGGCTGTACGACATGATCTTGTCCAAGGGCACTGAGGAAATCGTCGTCAACAAGGAGAAGCTGCTCCAGTACAAGTTCTTCGAAGACCCGGACGCCAACGGCGAGGACGCCATCTTCGGGCTCGAGCGAACCCTGATCAGCCTGGTCAACATCCTCAAGAGCGCCGCGCACGGCTACGGCACCGAGCGCCGCGTGCTGCTGCTGCACGGCCCGGTCGGCAGCTCCAAGAGCACGCTCGCCCGGTTGATCAAGAAGGGGATTGAACGGTACTCGAAGATCGAGGAAGGCCGGCTGTTCACCTACGGGTGGAAGGATGACGGCGACGGCGCGGAAGAATACCTCGAATGCCCGATGCACGAGGAGCCGCTGCACCTGATCCCGCCCGAGCACCGCGCGGAAATCGTCTCGTTGCTGACCGACGAGGAGATCCCGCGCGTCTACGACCTGAAGATCGAAGGGGACCTCTGCCCATTCTGCCGGCAGATGTTCAACGAGCGGATGGAGCGGTACAACGGCGACTGGTCGCGCGTCGTCCAGGACGTCCGGGTGCGCCGGCTGATCCTCTCCGAGCAGGACCGGATCGGAATCGGCACGTTCCAGCCGAAGGACGAGAAGAACCAGGACGCGACCGAGCTGACCGGCGACATCAACTACCGCAAGATCGCCGAGTACGGCACCGAGAGCGACCCCCGGGCGTTCAACTTCGACGGTGAATTCAACATCGCCAACCGTGGGGTGATCGAGTTCATCGAGGTCCTCAAGCTCGACGTCGCGTTCTTGTACGACCTTCTGGGCGCCAGCCAGGAACACAAGATCAAGCCCAAGAAGTTCGCGCAGACCGACATCGACGAGGTCATCATCGGGCACACCAACGAGCCCGAGTACAAGCGGCTCCAGTCGAACGAGTTCATGGAAGCCCTGCGCGACCGGACGGTAAAGATCGACGTCCCGTACGTGACTCGCTTGCAGGACGAGATCCAGATCTACCAGAAGGACTACAACGAGCGGAAGGTGCGCGGCAAGCGGCTGGCCCCGCACACGCTGGAAGTGGCGGCCATGTGGGCGGTTCTGACCCGGCTCGAAGAGCCCAAGAATGCCGGCCTGACGCTCATGCAGAAGCTCAAGCTCTACAACGGCAAGACCCTGCCGGGGTTCACCGAAGACAACATCAAGGAGCTGCGCGAGGAGTCGGAGCGCGAGGGGATGCTGGGCATCAGCCCGCGGTACGTGCAGGACAAGATCTCCAACGCATTGGTGGCGCATCCCACCGAGCGCTCGATCAACCCGTTCATGGTTCTCAACGAGTTGGAGACGGGGCTCAAGCACCACTCGCTGATCAACAGCGACGAGACCCGCAAACACTACCGCCACCTGCTGTCGCTGGTGAAGGAGGAGTACGAGGACATCGTGAAGAACGAAGTCCAGCGGGCGATCGCCGCCGATGAAGACGCCCTGACCCGGCTCTGCGGCAACTACATCGACAACGTCAAGGCGTACACCCAGCGCGAGAAGGTCAAGAACAAGTACACCGGGCAGACCGAGGAGCCCGACGAGCGGCTGATGCGGTCGATCGAAGAGAAGATCGACATCCCCGAGAGCCGCAAGGACGACTTCCGTCGCGAGATCATGAACTACATCGGCGCCTTGGCCCTCGACGGCAAGAAGTTCGACTACCGGACCAACGAACGGCTCCAGAAGGCGCTCGAGCTGAAACTGTTCCAGGATCAGAAGGATACGATCAAATTGACGACCCTGGTGTCGAGCGTGGTCGACAAGGACACACAGGAAAAGATCGACATCGTCAAGGCTCGGCTGATCCGCAACTACGGTTACGACGAAGATTCGGCGACCGACGTGCTCAATTACGTCGCCAGCATCTTCGCCCGAGGCGACGTCAAGCGCGGCGGTCATTGA
- a CDS encoding sigma-70 family RNA polymerase sigma factor translates to MNQQLIADRTNDEAIESLLGLARNGSIEALGDLFEMTREHLLHAASHELPMDLRAKQGASDLVQETFLVAHRLFHRFEGRTSAELLLWLKAILRNTSAHLRRSYRTARRAAFREVPMDAASSLTADLSASDSTPSALIQREETATMLRAATERLPARDRQVLLLKHHDELTFEEVGQRLAISTVAARKAWLRAIERLREQLELEQV, encoded by the coding sequence ATGAACCAACAGCTCATCGCCGACAGGACGAACGACGAAGCGATTGAATCGCTGCTTGGACTGGCGCGCAATGGATCGATCGAGGCCCTCGGAGATCTCTTCGAGATGACCCGGGAGCACCTCTTACATGCCGCCAGCCACGAACTGCCCATGGACCTGAGAGCCAAACAAGGCGCATCGGATCTCGTGCAGGAGACGTTCCTTGTAGCGCATCGCCTGTTCCACCGGTTCGAGGGGCGAACTTCGGCCGAGTTGTTGCTCTGGCTGAAGGCGATCCTGCGGAACACATCGGCCCATCTGCGACGGAGTTATCGCACGGCCCGCCGCGCCGCCTTCCGCGAGGTGCCGATGGACGCCGCCTCGTCGTTGACGGCCGACCTGAGCGCTTCCGATTCCACTCCGAGCGCCCTGATTCAGCGTGAGGAGACGGCGACGATGTTGCGGGCCGCGACGGAACGACTGCCGGCCCGTGATCGCCAGGTGCTCCTGTTGAAGCACCATGACGAGTTGACCTTCGAGGAAGTCGGCCAGCGGCTGGCGATCTCGACGGTCGCCGCGCGGAAGGCCTGGCTGCGAGCCATCGAACGGCTTCGCGAGCAGCTCGAACTGGAACAGGTCTGA
- a CDS encoding IS5 family transposase produces MITHKPYPSDATDAEWQFVLPYLCLVREDAAQRVYNLRDLFDGLRWLSRSGAPWRYLPADFPPWHAVYQQARRWIDAGCFEAVVSDLRVTIRLAKDRKAQPSAAVLDSRTLRSTPESGNRAGYNGHKKIKGSKVHIAVDTLGHLLALGVTPANDDDRTQVAELCEAVQAATGDSVEVAFVDQGYTGEAAESAAADHGIRLEVVKLPEAKRGFVLLPRRWVVERSFAWLTRFRRLAKDYERLPEVLAGMNFIAFSFLMLRKAAPLLATSA; encoded by the coding sequence ATGATCACCCACAAGCCCTATCCGAGCGACGCGACCGATGCGGAGTGGCAGTTCGTGCTTCCCTATCTCTGCCTGGTGCGCGAGGACGCCGCGCAGCGCGTCTACAACCTTCGCGATCTGTTCGACGGCCTTCGTTGGCTCTCCCGCAGCGGCGCCCCCTGGCGTTATCTGCCCGCCGATTTTCCTCCCTGGCACGCGGTCTACCAGCAGGCTCGTCGTTGGATCGACGCCGGCTGCTTCGAGGCCGTCGTCTCGGATCTGCGGGTCACGATCCGTCTCGCCAAGGATCGCAAGGCCCAGCCCTCGGCGGCTGTTCTCGACAGCCGAACGCTCCGCTCCACGCCCGAGAGCGGCAACCGCGCCGGCTACAACGGTCACAAGAAGATCAAGGGGTCGAAAGTTCATATCGCCGTGGACACGCTCGGGCATTTGCTGGCGCTGGGCGTGACGCCCGCCAACGACGACGACCGGACGCAAGTCGCCGAGCTGTGCGAGGCCGTCCAGGCGGCCACCGGCGATTCGGTGGAAGTCGCGTTCGTCGACCAGGGCTACACGGGCGAGGCGGCGGAGAGTGCCGCGGCCGACCACGGGATTCGCCTGGAAGTCGTGAAGCTGCCCGAGGCCAAGCGAGGCTTCGTCCTGTTGCCGAGGCGATGGGTGGTGGAGCGTTCGTTCGCATGGCTGACGCGATTCCGACGCCTCGCCAAGGACTACGAACGCCTGCCCGAAGTCCTCGCCGGCATGAACTTCATCGCCTTCAGCTTCCTCATGCTCCGCAAAGCCGCTCCGCTCCTGGCAACAAGTGCATAA